GTATTCGCCAGTTCTTCGTTGACGAAAGTGTAATCGGCGTCGAGTAGCTCAGTCAGAGGCTGATTCTCACGGACGATCGACATGAACAGCATCATGGTCTCTTGCCGCATCGCATCCATGAGTGTATCAGTACACCAAGGCTCATCGATCGGGTCACGACGGATTTCGCGACCTACGAGCTGCGTTGACAACCATTGGCCAGTGAAAGACTCAAAGAAAGCTTCGACCTTCTTGTCCTGGATCATCCGCTGGAGTTGCTTCCGAACGTTATTCGACTCGCCAAGACGATTGCTGGCTGCGAGTTGAAGCAGCTCCTCGTCAGGCATGGAAGACCACAGAAAGTACGACAGACGACATGCCAACTCCCAGTCGGTGATCGGCGTCGCCTCTTGATGTTTCGTAGTCTTTTCGATTCGCATTAGAAAATTCGGGGAAATTAGAATGCTCGGCAATCCTTCTTTAACGGCAGCAAGAGGAGACAGTCCACCTGCTCTCGACTGCTCGTATTCGTCATGCAGGCGACGTAGGTCCAACTCGTCTGGCGGTCTTCGGAAGGCTCGCGTCATGAAACGCGTTAGAGCCTCTTTGGCTCGTGAATCCTCGAGAGTCGTTATGTCGCCTCCGCTGAAGAGTGCCTTCCGAGCTTTCGCATCAATCATCCGATCCTTCCTTAGCGGGATTGCAGCATCAACCACACGTTCTGCTGTGGCGATGTACCTCTCCATCAGTGACGTCTGCAAAGAGAGGTTGGCTGCAGCGTTGTCGAATCCGGTTTCCCCCTTCAACTCCCGTGGAAAAAGATCGGCAGGACGCAGGTCGACCCCAAGCAGATCGCGGAGTGTGTTGTTGTATTCCCGATGAGTAAGCCTGCGAACTGGCTCATAGCCTGGATGACGGACTTTGGAGTAATCAAACTGGTCGAGCTCTTGCGACACGAGTTCGACAAACCGTTTACGGTGGTGGCTGGTCGGCTGATCCGCTTCCTCGGGAGACATCGACCGTAACTCGACCAACTGGGAGATTCGTCGCCAAGTCTTGCCGTGGACAACGAGCGGATGCTGAGCAAGCAAGAGTTCCAGGTCAACATTTCCCTCAGCGTGATCGCTCGAGTGGCACTCCCAACAATAACGCTCAATAAAGGGACGCAACTTGTCTCCCGCAGAAGCAGCTTCGGTGGAAGCTACCGCGCAGGAAATTCCCGCCAGAGATGCAAGTAGAATTCGTGATCTTGCACGGAATCGTGAGGTGATATTCACAGTGACACCGGAATTATTGCGGAGAGTTTCTATGGCTAATGCAGAGCATCGCAAGGCGGAAGGGGGTGGCTACCTTGTGTGCGTAGCCACCCCTCCCCCCTCAGCGGCACATTACGACGTGCCAGAGTTCTGGCCAGCTAGATTGAGGCGAATGCCGAATCAAGTGCCGCCAGGCCGCCAATTCCCTCGGTAAATTCCCTCAGAGTATCTCCATCCCCTTCGACTAACTCGAACGGCAGCGGGTGCGCCGCTAAATCGTGGGCTTCGCTCTCCCCAACCGTGCCGTCACTGAGGGTAACAGTTGTGGTGGCGAAATGCGTGAAAGCTAATGGAGGGATTGAGTCGTCACCAAGACCGAAGAACACGTTGTCAGAGGTCAACGCGTCAATGGTCACCCCGATCAG
The genomic region above belongs to Lacipirellulaceae bacterium and contains:
- a CDS encoding DUF1592 domain-containing protein, whose amino-acid sequence is MNITSRFRARSRILLASLAGISCAVASTEAASAGDKLRPFIERYCWECHSSDHAEGNVDLELLLAQHPLVVHGKTWRRISQLVELRSMSPEEADQPTSHHRKRFVELVSQELDQFDYSKVRHPGYEPVRRLTHREYNNTLRDLLGVDLRPADLFPRELKGETGFDNAAANLSLQTSLMERYIATAERVVDAAIPLRKDRMIDAKARKALFSGGDITTLEDSRAKEALTRFMTRAFRRPPDELDLRRLHDEYEQSRAGGLSPLAAVKEGLPSILISPNFLMRIEKTTKHQEATPITDWELACRLSYFLWSSMPDEELLQLAASNRLGESNNVRKQLQRMIQDKKVEAFFESFTGQWLSTQLVGREIRRDPIDEPWCTDTLMDAMRQETMMLFMSIVRENQPLTELLDADYTFVNEELANTLYEIEGVQGKDLRRVSLAHQDRRGILGHAGVLAVTSNYDETSPIKRGAYILENLLGTPPPPPPLEVAELDEELEEDDRLTFAQKLRRHADDRRCATCHQTIDPLGIALEDYGAFGRHRGEHGESLTRATLADGYEVSGLQGLNEYLLTQRREDLIRNLVVRTLEYALCRPVEYYDEPAIRKIIEHVKENDLRMQSLLEGVVTSYPFRYQQTERAKP